Proteins co-encoded in one Candidatus Thiodictyon syntrophicum genomic window:
- the acnB gene encoding bifunctional aconitate hydratase 2/2-methylisocitrate dehydratase: MLQAYRQHAAERAALGIPPLPLTAQQTADLIELIKNPPAGEGDVLLDLLTHRVPPGVDDAAKVKASFLAAVAHGDLKVGLISKAKATELLGTMVGGYNVHPLIELLDDAEVAAVAAEGLKMTLLMFDFFNDVADKAKAGNAKAKEVIESWAQAQWFTSRPEVPESITVTVFKVPGETNTDDLSPAPDAWSRPDIPLHYLAMLKMTRPDAAFKPEEDGKRGPIAFIEDLKKKGHLVAYVGDVVGTGSSRKSATNSVVWATGQDIPYVPNKRFGGVTLGGKIAPIFFNTQEDSGSLPIELDVSRLEMGDVVEILPYAGKIVKDGATVAEFALKSDVIFDEVRAGGRINLIIGRSLTARAREFLGLPAATSFRLPAIPADTGRGFTLAQKMVGRACGLPEGTGMRPGTYCEPRMTTVGSQDTTGPMTRDELKDLACLGFSADLVMQSFCHTAAYPKPVDVKTHRDLPAFMSNRGGVALRPGDGVIHSWLNRLLLPDTVGTGGDSHTRFPIGISFPAGSGLVAFGAATGVMPLDMPESVLVRFKGQMQPGVTLRDLVHAIPMYAIKAGLLTVAKAGKINVFSGRILEIEGLPDLKVEQAFELSDASAERSAAGCTIKLNQAPIIEYLTSNVVLMKNMIADGYQDKRTLERRIKAVEAWLANPNLLEADKDAEYAAVIEIDLNELKEPILCCPNDPDDAKPLSAVAGTPIDEVFIGSCMTNIGHFRAAAKLLDGQRDIPVKLWVAPPTKMDQTQLVKEGHYFTFGVAGARTEMPGCSLCMGNQAQVREGATVVSTSTRNFPNRLGKNTNVYLASAELAAIASKLGRIPTLAEYQAGMGIINADAASVYRYLNFDQIEEYATVAEGVA, encoded by the coding sequence ATGTTACAAGCCTACCGCCAGCACGCAGCCGAACGCGCCGCGCTCGGCATCCCGCCGCTGCCGCTGACCGCGCAGCAGACCGCCGACCTGATCGAGCTGATCAAGAACCCGCCGGCCGGTGAAGGCGACGTCCTGCTGGACCTGCTGACCCACCGGGTGCCCCCGGGCGTGGACGACGCGGCCAAGGTCAAGGCGAGCTTCCTGGCCGCGGTGGCGCACGGCGACCTCAAGGTCGGCCTGATCAGCAAGGCCAAGGCCACCGAACTGCTCGGCACCATGGTGGGCGGCTACAACGTACACCCGCTGATCGAACTGCTGGACGACGCCGAGGTCGCCGCAGTCGCCGCCGAGGGTCTGAAGATGACCCTGCTGATGTTCGACTTCTTCAACGACGTGGCGGACAAGGCCAAGGCCGGCAATGCCAAGGCGAAGGAGGTCATCGAGAGCTGGGCGCAGGCGCAGTGGTTCACCAGCCGCCCCGAGGTGCCCGAGTCCATCACCGTCACCGTCTTCAAGGTGCCGGGGGAGACCAACACCGACGACCTGTCGCCCGCCCCCGATGCCTGGAGCCGCCCGGACATCCCACTGCATTATCTGGCGATGCTGAAGATGACCCGCCCCGACGCCGCCTTCAAGCCGGAAGAAGACGGCAAGCGCGGACCCATCGCCTTCATCGAGGACCTGAAGAAAAAGGGCCACCTGGTCGCCTATGTCGGCGACGTGGTAGGCACCGGTTCCAGCCGCAAGAGCGCGACCAACAGCGTGGTCTGGGCCACCGGCCAGGACATCCCATACGTCCCGAACAAGCGCTTCGGCGGCGTGACCCTGGGCGGCAAGATCGCCCCGATCTTCTTCAACACCCAGGAAGACTCCGGGTCGCTGCCGATCGAGCTCGATGTGTCCAGGCTTGAGATGGGCGACGTGGTCGAGATCCTGCCCTACGCGGGGAAGATCGTGAAGGACGGCGCCACGGTCGCCGAGTTCGCGCTGAAAAGCGACGTGATCTTCGACGAGGTGCGGGCCGGCGGGCGCATCAACCTGATCATCGGCCGCAGCCTGACCGCCCGGGCGCGCGAGTTCCTGGGCCTCCCCGCGGCGACCAGCTTCCGCCTGCCCGCGATCCCGGCGGACACCGGGCGCGGCTTCACCCTGGCGCAGAAGATGGTCGGGCGCGCCTGCGGCCTGCCCGAGGGCACGGGCATGCGCCCGGGCACCTACTGCGAGCCCCGGATGACCACCGTCGGCAGCCAGGACACCACGGGCCCCATGACCCGCGACGAGTTGAAGGATCTCGCCTGTCTCGGTTTCAGCGCGGATCTGGTGATGCAGTCCTTCTGCCACACGGCCGCCTACCCCAAGCCGGTCGATGTGAAGACCCACCGGGATCTCCCGGCCTTCATGAGCAACCGCGGCGGTGTCGCCCTGCGCCCCGGTGACGGCGTCATCCACTCCTGGCTCAACCGCCTGCTGCTGCCCGACACCGTCGGCACCGGCGGCGACAGCCACACGCGCTTCCCGATCGGCATCAGCTTCCCCGCCGGCTCGGGTCTCGTCGCCTTCGGCGCCGCCACCGGCGTCATGCCGCTCGACATGCCCGAGTCCGTCCTGGTCCGCTTCAAGGGCCAGATGCAGCCCGGCGTGACGCTACGAGACCTGGTGCACGCCATCCCGATGTACGCCATCAAGGCGGGCCTCCTGACGGTTGCCAAGGCCGGCAAGATCAACGTCTTCTCCGGGCGCATCCTGGAGATCGAGGGCCTGCCGGATCTCAAGGTCGAACAGGCCTTCGAGCTGTCCGACGCCAGCGCCGAGCGCTCGGCCGCCGGCTGCACCATCAAGCTCAACCAGGCCCCGATCATCGAGTATCTGACCAGCAACGTCGTGCTGATGAAGAACATGATCGCCGACGGCTACCAGGACAAACGCACGCTCGAGCGCCGCATCAAGGCGGTCGAGGCCTGGCTCGCCAACCCCAACCTGCTTGAAGCGGACAAAGACGCCGAATACGCGGCCGTGATCGAGATCGATCTCAATGAACTCAAAGAGCCCATCCTCTGCTGCCCGAACGACCCGGATGACGCCAAGCCGCTTTCCGCCGTTGCCGGAACCCCGATCGACGAGGTCTTCATCGGCTCCTGCATGACCAACATCGGCCACTTCCGCGCCGCCGCCAAGCTGCTCGACGGCCAGCGCGACATCCCGGTCAAGCTCTGGGTCGCCCCGCCGACCAAGATGGACCAGACCCAATTGGTCAAGGAAGGTCACTACTTCACCTTCGGCGTCGCCGGTGCCCGCACCGAGATGCCCGGCTGCAGCCTCTGCATGGGCAACCAGGCCCAGGTCCGTGAAGGCGCCACCGTCGTCTCCACCAGCACCCGCAACTTCCCCAACCGCCTGGGCAAGAACACCAACGTGTATCTGGCCTCGGCCGAGCTTGCCGCGATTGCATCCAAGCTCGGCCGGATTCCGACCCTGGCCGAGTATCAGGCCGGGATGGGAATCATCAATGCGGACGCGGCGAGCGTTTACCGGTATCTGAACTTTGACCAGATTGAGGAATATGCGACGGTGGCGGAGGGCGTGGCCTAA
- a CDS encoding Uma2 family endonuclease, which produces MSPASILPHVSPRDYLLGERDGAQRHEYLNGELVAMAGGSRAHNLLATRVARLLGNHLEGGPCRVFQSDMKVQIAAANRFYYPDVMVCCGPLEAEPDLYYETAPRLIVEVLSPRTAAADDGEKRINYQTLGSLDEYLLLDPDTGEGTLYRRGEAFWTRIRLDRNDALELGSIGLRGTMAWLLGGG; this is translated from the coding sequence ATGTCCCCCGCGTCCATCCTGCCCCATGTGAGCCCCCGCGACTACCTGCTGGGCGAGCGCGACGGTGCGCAGCGCCACGAGTACCTGAACGGGGAACTGGTCGCCATGGCGGGCGGTTCCCGTGCCCACAACCTGTTGGCGACGCGGGTCGCCCGCCTGCTGGGTAATCACCTGGAGGGCGGCCCCTGCCGGGTCTTCCAGTCCGACATGAAGGTGCAGATCGCCGCGGCGAACCGTTTCTACTATCCCGATGTCATGGTCTGCTGCGGCCCGCTTGAGGCGGAGCCGGACCTCTACTACGAGACGGCGCCGCGCCTGATCGTCGAGGTCCTCTCCCCGCGTACGGCGGCGGCCGACGACGGGGAGAAGCGCATCAACTACCAGACGCTGGGATCCCTGGACGAATACCTCCTGCTCGATCCGGACACCGGTGAGGGCACCCTGTACCGTCGCGGCGAGGCCTTCTGGACGCGCATCCGGCTCGATCGCAATGACGCCTTGGAACTTGGGTCCATCGGATTGCGCGGTACCATGGCCTGGCTCCTCGGCGGCGGCTAA
- a CDS encoding YceH family protein produces MTVDLNEPLLNPIEARILGCLMEKQRTTPEQYPLTLNALVNACNQKSSRQPVMSLEPGDVGHQVNQLRGRGLVHAAFSGRTERYDHKMVGTYRLSREEQAVLTVLMLRGPQTLGELRTNSARLAEFPDLAAVTGTVRALMDRGPALVMELPRLPGKREERYLHLLCGAPDPAELAAMSAAAAAVPMAASLSGGGAADGRIEALEAQVAQLRAELDRLWILTGLAAQQE; encoded by the coding sequence ATGACCGTCGACCTGAACGAACCCCTGCTCAACCCCATCGAGGCGCGCATCCTGGGCTGCCTGATGGAGAAACAGCGCACCACCCCGGAACAATACCCGCTGACCCTCAACGCCCTGGTCAACGCCTGCAACCAGAAGAGCAGCCGGCAGCCGGTGATGAGCCTGGAGCCCGGCGATGTCGGCCACCAGGTCAACCAGTTACGGGGCCGGGGGCTGGTCCACGCCGCCTTCTCCGGGCGCACGGAACGCTATGACCATAAGATGGTCGGCACCTACCGTCTGAGCCGCGAGGAACAGGCGGTGCTCACCGTGCTCATGCTGCGCGGACCCCAGACCCTGGGCGAACTGCGCACCAACAGCGCCCGCCTGGCCGAGTTCCCGGACCTGGCGGCCGTGACCGGGACGGTGCGCGCGCTCATGGACCGGGGGCCGGCCCTGGTGATGGAACTGCCGCGGCTCCCGGGCAAACGCGAGGAGCGCTATCTGCACCTGCTGTGCGGCGCGCCGGACCCGGCCGAACTCGCGGCCATGAGCGCCGCGGCGGCGGCGGTGCCCATGGCCGCGTCATTGTCCGGCGGCGGCGCCGCGGACGGCCGCATCGAGGCCCTGGAGGCGCAGGTCGCGCAACTGCGCGCGGAGTTGGATCGGCTGTGGATATTGACTGGGTTGGCAGCGCAGCAGGAATGA
- a CDS encoding secretin N-terminal domain-containing protein yields MKTLNCAASIFSRRWAGRWGVPGLLLASLCGGAAADYPLEMIELRARFPEELIPILAPLAGPDGSVVGANNTLFVRASPAHLAEIRRALTTLDRPARSLLIQVRQDRADATTGAGIAVRGDAWDTDQGRAGRPGPGAGRIGVGARHRSASRDLSQEVRALDGHPAFIAIGQERPLAYRELAAGPGGAVIREGSTYQRSESGFYVVPRVQGDQVVIEVATRADSLGAHGSLQTSDVEARVQGRLGDWIPVALHDDTASVRGSGTLYAEQGQRSTQARVELRVLPLD; encoded by the coding sequence ATGAAGACATTGAACTGCGCCGCATCGATCTTTAGCCGGCGCTGGGCCGGCCGGTGGGGCGTCCCGGGTCTGCTCCTCGCCAGCCTCTGCGGCGGCGCGGCGGCGGACTATCCGCTCGAGATGATCGAGCTGCGCGCACGCTTTCCCGAGGAACTGATACCGATCCTCGCCCCCCTGGCCGGGCCGGACGGGAGCGTCGTAGGCGCCAACAACACACTCTTCGTGCGCGCCTCCCCCGCGCACCTGGCCGAGATCAGGCGCGCCCTGACCACCCTGGACCGGCCCGCGCGCAGCCTGCTGATCCAGGTCCGCCAGGACCGCGCCGACGCGACCACCGGGGCCGGCATTGCGGTGCGCGGCGACGCCTGGGACACTGACCAGGGGCGGGCCGGCCGACCCGGGCCGGGCGCCGGCCGGATCGGAGTCGGTGCCAGGCACCGGTCCGCCAGCCGCGACCTCAGCCAGGAGGTACGCGCCCTTGACGGGCACCCGGCCTTCATTGCTATCGGCCAGGAGCGGCCCCTGGCCTACCGGGAGCTGGCGGCCGGACCGGGGGGCGCCGTCATCCGCGAGGGCAGTACCTACCAGCGCAGCGAGAGCGGCTTCTATGTGGTACCCCGGGTCCAGGGCGACCAGGTGGTCATCGAGGTCGCGACCCGCGCCGACTCGCTGGGGGCCCATGGCTCGCTTCAGACCAGCGACGTCGAGGCCCGGGTGCAGGGCCGCCTCGGGGACTGGATACCGGTGGCACTGCATGACGACACCGCGTCCGTGCGCGGCAGCGGCACCCTGTATGCTGAGCAGGGACAACGCAGCACCCAGGCACGGGTGGAACTGCGGGTCCTGCCGCTCGACTGA
- a CDS encoding JmjC domain-containing protein → MSSTIPKRLEFPPGLTASDFLREFWQRRPLLMRDALPGLRSPLRGADLAGLAGAPRVESRLVLERGVRPWEVRHGPFDEALFAALPESHWTLQVRDVDKLVPEVALLLDHFDFLPLWRLDDITFSLAADQGSVGPQVDAVDVFVIQAEGRHRWRIDPHPDPAAPCVPGLDLPILAHFQAQDQWVLAPGDCLYLPAGVPHWGIAEGPGLTWSVALRAPLWQELAGAWCDHAIRTRLPQARYRDPDPQPHHHRGEVPASVLTHIRRRIEEALGGADDEAFAAWFGAHLSRPKEHLAVAAAAVPLTALGLRALIERRGGLARGPSRVLFSALDQAPLLLFVGGETHRLPSACHGFAQLLCESHTLEWEQLAPWLNQPACLEVLCTLYNHGHYGIIGCGRPPLQ, encoded by the coding sequence ATGTCCAGCACCATACCGAAGCGACTCGAATTTCCGCCCGGACTGACCGCCTCCGACTTCCTGCGCGAGTTCTGGCAACGGCGGCCGCTGCTGATGCGCGATGCCCTGCCCGGCCTGCGCTCGCCCCTGCGCGGCGCCGATCTGGCCGGGCTGGCCGGTGCACCGCGGGTGGAGTCGCGCCTCGTCCTCGAGCGGGGTGTGCGCCCCTGGGAGGTGCGCCACGGCCCCTTCGACGAGGCCCTGTTCGCCGCCCTGCCCGAGTCCCACTGGACCCTGCAGGTGCGCGACGTCGACAAACTGGTCCCGGAGGTCGCCCTGCTGCTCGATCACTTCGATTTCCTGCCGCTGTGGCGGCTGGACGACATCACGTTCAGCCTCGCCGCGGATCAGGGTTCGGTGGGGCCCCAAGTCGATGCCGTCGATGTCTTCGTGATCCAGGCCGAGGGCCGCCACCGCTGGCGTATCGATCCCCACCCGGACCCTGCGGCCCCCTGCGTTCCCGGCCTGGATCTACCGATCCTGGCGCACTTCCAGGCGCAGGACCAGTGGGTGCTGGCGCCCGGGGACTGCCTCTATCTGCCCGCCGGGGTGCCTCACTGGGGGATCGCCGAGGGTCCCGGCCTGACCTGGTCGGTGGCCCTGCGCGCGCCGCTCTGGCAGGAACTGGCCGGCGCCTGGTGCGACCACGCCATCAGGACCCGCCTGCCCCAAGCCCGCTACCGGGACCCCGACCCGCAACCGCATCACCATCGCGGCGAGGTTCCCGCGAGCGTGCTGACGCATATCCGTCGCCGGATCGAGGAGGCCCTGGGCGGGGCCGACGACGAGGCCTTCGCCGCCTGGTTCGGCGCCCACCTGAGCAGGCCCAAGGAGCACCTGGCGGTCGCGGCGGCGGCGGTTCCCCTGACGGCGCTCGGCCTGCGCGCCCTGATCGAGCGGCGTGGGGGGCTCGCGCGCGGGCCCTCGCGGGTCCTGTTCAGCGCCCTGGACCAGGCGCCGCTGCTGCTGTTCGTCGGCGGCGAAACCCACCGGCTGCCGTCGGCGTGCCACGGTTTCGCGCAACTGCTGTGCGAGTCGCACACCCTCGAGTGGGAGCAGTTGGCCCCCTGGCTGAATCAACCCGCCTGCCTGGAGGTCCTCTGTACCCTCTACAATCACGGGCACTATGGGATCATTGGCTGCGGGCGGCCGCCGTTGCAATAA
- a CDS encoding OmpA family protein encodes MRKDKKTFRVVALAAPLVMATMLAAPVSVNAADSIGLYWKAAPTNTAWVNSVGECWQGQDGEKLPPCTDTFVPHAPLVMRLLFELDRYQLNQIRNPQELRKLDDLIKEFQATPREEQVTIVGHTDKLGSLPHNQVLSENRAATIKQYMIDRGYPASAIREVKGVAWEGGNDVAADGAVIDLGPLENNPLRRRVVVTELGPEALQQYSQ; translated from the coding sequence ATGCGCAAAGACAAGAAGACCTTCCGCGTCGTCGCCCTGGCCGCCCCGCTGGTCATGGCCACCATGCTGGCAGCCCCGGTCAGCGTCAACGCCGCCGATTCGATTGGCCTTTACTGGAAGGCCGCGCCGACCAACACCGCCTGGGTCAACTCCGTCGGCGAGTGCTGGCAGGGGCAGGACGGTGAAAAGCTGCCCCCCTGCACTGACACCTTCGTGCCTCATGCCCCGCTGGTCATGCGCCTGCTGTTTGAGTTGGATCGGTACCAGCTCAACCAGATCCGCAATCCCCAGGAACTGCGCAAGCTCGACGACCTGATCAAGGAATTCCAGGCGACCCCGCGTGAGGAGCAGGTCACCATCGTCGGTCATACCGACAAGCTGGGCAGCCTGCCGCACAACCAGGTACTGAGCGAGAACCGTGCCGCCACCATCAAGCAGTACATGATCGACCGCGGTTACCCCGCCTCGGCCATCCGTGAGGTCAAGGGCGTGGCCTGGGAGGGCGGCAACGATGTCGCCGCCGACGGCGCCGTCATCGATCTGGGTCCCCTGGAAAACAATCCCCTGCGCCGCCGCGTGGTCGTGACCGAGCTCGGCCCGGAGGCGCTTCAGCAGTACTCCCAATAG
- the purB gene encoding adenylosuccinate lyase — MTQALNLELSALTAVSPVDGRYGAKTADLRPIFSEYGLIRYRVLVEVRWLQALARHPAIPEVPPLSAQALDLLEGIARDLRLEDAQRIKEIERTTNHDVKAVEYFLKERIKGNRELVAVSEFIHFACTSEDINNLAHALMIREGRGQILLPLMDALIAALRDLALRYADLPMLARTHGQPATPTTLGKEMANLCHRLRIQRDGVAAVALRGKINGAVGNYNAHLVAYPELDWAAFARAFVEALGLTWNPYSTQIEPHDYMAELFDATVRFNNVALDLCRDLWGYIALGYFKQRTVAGEIGSSTMPHKVNPIDFENAEGNLGLGNAILEHLAGKLPISRWQRDLTDSTVLRNLGVGIAHTSIALQSALKGIGKLEADPQRLAADLEANWEVLAEPIQTVMRRYGVAAPYERLKELTRGRRIGAAALADFINTLEIPAVAKAQLRALTPATYIGNAAEQARAIALPSAD; from the coding sequence ATGACCCAAGCACTGAACCTGGAGCTATCCGCGCTGACTGCCGTGTCCCCGGTGGACGGGCGCTACGGCGCCAAGACCGCGGACCTGCGCCCGATCTTCAGCGAGTACGGGCTGATCCGCTACCGCGTGCTGGTGGAGGTGCGCTGGCTCCAGGCCCTGGCGCGGCATCCCGCGATCCCCGAGGTGCCGCCACTGTCCGCCCAGGCCCTCGACCTGCTGGAGGGCATCGCGCGGGACCTTCGCTTGGAGGATGCGCAGCGCATCAAGGAGATCGAGCGCACCACCAATCATGATGTCAAGGCGGTGGAGTATTTCCTGAAGGAGCGCATCAAAGGCAATCGCGAGTTGGTGGCGGTCAGCGAGTTCATCCACTTCGCCTGCACTTCGGAGGATATCAACAACCTGGCCCATGCCCTGATGATCCGGGAGGGCCGCGGCCAGATCCTGCTCCCGCTGATGGATGCGCTGATCGCGGCCCTGCGCGACCTGGCGCTGCGCTACGCGGACCTGCCCATGCTGGCCCGCACCCATGGTCAACCGGCCACCCCGACCACCCTGGGCAAGGAGATGGCGAACCTCTGCCACCGCCTGCGCATCCAGCGCGATGGGGTCGCGGCGGTCGCTCTGCGCGGCAAGATCAACGGTGCCGTCGGCAACTACAACGCCCATCTGGTCGCCTACCCGGAACTGGATTGGGCCGCCTTCGCGCGGGCCTTCGTCGAGGCCCTGGGGCTGACCTGGAACCCCTACAGCACGCAGATCGAGCCCCACGACTACATGGCGGAGCTGTTCGACGCGACGGTGCGCTTCAACAACGTGGCCCTGGACCTGTGTCGGGACCTCTGGGGCTACATCGCGCTCGGTTATTTCAAGCAGCGCACCGTGGCGGGGGAGATCGGCTCGTCCACCATGCCCCACAAGGTCAACCCCATCGATTTCGAGAATGCCGAGGGTAACTTAGGGCTAGGCAATGCTATCCTCGAACACCTGGCCGGCAAGCTGCCCATCTCGCGCTGGCAGCGGGATCTGACGGACTCCACGGTCCTGCGCAATTTAGGCGTCGGCATCGCGCACACCAGCATCGCGCTGCAATCGGCGCTGAAGGGGATCGGCAAGCTGGAGGCGGACCCGCAACGCCTGGCGGCGGACCTGGAGGCGAACTGGGAGGTGCTGGCCGAGCCCATCCAGACCGTCATGCGCCGCTACGGCGTCGCCGCGCCCTATGAGCGGCTCAAGGAACTGACCCGCGGTCGGCGCATCGGCGCCGCGGCCCTGGCCGACTTCATCAACACACTCGAGATCCCCGCCGTGGCCAAGGCGCAGTTGCGGGCCCTGACCCCCGCCACCTATATCGGCAACGCGGCCGAGCAGGCGCGGGCCATTGCGCTGCCGAGTGCCGACTGA
- a CDS encoding B12-binding domain-containing radical SAM protein, producing the protein MHSTRPTTRFQVELIKPSHYDDDGYVIQWVKAWIPSNSLASLYGLARNANQAAALGAGVEILINAYDETNTVVPVAQIVRRLQRNPGGGLVCLVGVQSNQFPRAMDLARRFRAAGVQVALGGFHVSGVLAMLPQVPPELREAMALGITLFAGEAEGHFADLLRAAYERRLAPLYNFMDQLPQLQGQSLPYLPPEVARRYAPMPGTFDAGRGCPFLCSFCTIINVQGRTSRFRDPDDIERLLRANLAHGIRHYFITDDNFSRNRNWEPIFDRIAAVRRELGVKFNFTIQVDTMCHTLPGFVAKARAAGVSRVFLGLENINPANLKSANKKQNKIANYRAMLLAWQRQRVTTYCGYILGFPDDTPQSILADIETIKRELPLDILEFFCLTPLPGSADHQALHAQGAPLDPDLNIYDLEHVCTTHPRMTKAQWQGVYRAAWDSYYSMAHLETLMRRAAAFDRNHKRIMEIALEFYGCFKFERVHPLQGGFLRRKVRTERRPGLPRERPWVFYPRRVGEMWCTYTGLLAYAWRVWRLYRKVRKDLERPGYSYFDQALEPVSEAPAPAAATESAAADPLRHAQAVRRQG; encoded by the coding sequence ATGCACAGCACCAGGCCGACCACGCGCTTTCAGGTCGAGCTCATCAAGCCATCCCACTACGACGATGACGGCTATGTGATTCAGTGGGTCAAGGCGTGGATTCCATCCAACTCGCTGGCGAGCCTCTACGGTCTCGCGCGCAATGCCAACCAGGCGGCGGCCCTGGGCGCGGGCGTGGAAATCCTCATCAACGCCTACGACGAGACCAACACGGTGGTGCCGGTGGCGCAGATCGTCCGCCGCCTCCAGCGTAACCCCGGCGGGGGCCTGGTGTGTCTGGTGGGGGTGCAGTCCAACCAGTTCCCCCGTGCCATGGACCTGGCGCGCCGCTTTCGCGCCGCGGGGGTCCAGGTCGCGCTCGGGGGCTTTCATGTCAGCGGCGTGCTCGCCATGCTGCCGCAGGTCCCCCCGGAACTGCGCGAGGCGATGGCGCTCGGCATCACCCTGTTCGCGGGCGAGGCGGAGGGGCACTTCGCGGACCTGCTGCGGGCGGCCTATGAGCGGCGCCTGGCGCCGCTCTACAACTTCATGGATCAACTGCCGCAACTGCAAGGCCAGTCCCTGCCCTATCTCCCGCCGGAGGTGGCGCGGCGCTATGCCCCCATGCCCGGCACCTTCGACGCCGGGCGCGGCTGCCCCTTCCTGTGCAGTTTCTGCACCATCATCAATGTCCAGGGGCGCACCTCACGCTTCCGCGACCCGGACGACATCGAGCGCCTGCTGCGTGCCAACCTGGCCCACGGCATCCGGCACTATTTCATCACCGATGATAATTTTTCCCGCAACCGCAACTGGGAGCCGATCTTCGATCGCATCGCCGCGGTGCGGCGCGAACTCGGGGTCAAATTCAACTTCACGATCCAGGTGGACACCATGTGTCACACCCTGCCGGGCTTCGTCGCCAAGGCGCGGGCGGCAGGCGTCTCCCGGGTCTTCCTGGGGCTGGAGAACATCAATCCGGCCAATCTCAAGTCCGCCAACAAGAAACAGAACAAGATCGCCAACTACCGCGCCATGCTGCTCGCCTGGCAGCGGCAGCGGGTGACCACCTATTGCGGCTACATCCTGGGTTTTCCGGATGATACGCCGCAAAGCATCCTGGCCGATATCGAGACCATCAAACGGGAACTGCCGCTCGACATCCTGGAGTTTTTCTGCCTGACCCCCCTGCCCGGCTCGGCCGACCACCAGGCACTGCACGCGCAAGGCGCGCCGCTGGACCCGGACCTCAACATCTATGACCTGGAGCACGTCTGCACCACCCACCCGCGGATGACCAAGGCGCAATGGCAGGGGGTTTATCGGGCGGCCTGGGACAGCTATTACTCGATGGCGCACCTGGAGACCCTGATGCGGCGTGCCGCGGCCTTCGACCGCAACCACAAGCGTATCATGGAGATCGCACTCGAGTTTTACGGCTGCTTCAAGTTCGAGCGCGTACACCCGCTCCAGGGCGGGTTTCTGCGGCGCAAGGTCCGCACCGAGCGCCGGCCGGGACTGCCCCGCGAGCGCCCCTGGGTTTTCTACCCACGACGGGTCGGGGAGATGTGGTGCACCTACACCGGGCTGCTTGCCTATGCCTGGCGGGTCTGGCGCCTTTACCGGAAAGTGAGAAAGGACCTGGAGCGTCCCGGCTACAGCTACTTCGATCAGGCGCTGGAGCCCGTCAGCGAGGCGCCCGCACCCGCCGCGGCAACCGAATCGGCCGCGGCAGATCCCCTGCGGCACGCCCAAGCGGTGCGACGCCAAGGGTGA